From a region of the Vaginimicrobium propionicum genome:
- a CDS encoding ABC-F family ATP-binding cassette domain-containing protein → MLQATNLEVWIGARRLLAPTTFRVNPGDKIGFVGRNGAGKTTTMRILAGEGLATSGQISRNGTIGYLPQDPRETDLQMSAKARILSARNLQNIYNRLRRCEKRIAETGGDEKAMEAYAQVDAEFLTAGGYAAESEAAKITANLGLPERVLEQPLHELSGGQRRRVELARILFSGADTLLLDEPTNHLDADSIVWLREHLKTYPGGVLMISHDVSLLGNTVNKVFHLDASRAVLDQYSMTWKNYLVQRSDDEKRRKRELANAQRKAQQLKMQAEKLGAKATKAVAAQNMVRRADRLLESVEPIRQTEKVAKIKFPDPAPCGKTPIMGTELTKFYGSLEVFAGVDIAIDRGTRVVVLGLNGAGKTTLLRLLMKIEAPDIGEVKYGHGLKLGYFAQEHDLLRSNETVLENMMRAAGELTETDARKILGSFLFTGDDDNKAAKVLSGGEKTRLALACLVVSAANVLLLDEPTNNLDPASREQVLEAIRNYRGAIVLVTHDVGAVKALEPEKVIVLPDGVEDLWDDSYADLIELS, encoded by the coding sequence TTGTTACAGGCAACTAACCTTGAGGTTTGGATTGGCGCACGTCGTCTGTTAGCGCCAACGACTTTTCGGGTAAACCCTGGGGACAAGATTGGTTTCGTAGGACGAAACGGTGCCGGCAAAACCACCACCATGAGGATCCTTGCTGGCGAGGGGTTAGCTACTTCAGGCCAAATTTCGCGCAACGGAACTATAGGTTACTTGCCCCAAGACCCGCGCGAAACTGATTTGCAGATGAGCGCTAAAGCTCGTATTTTGTCGGCTCGTAATCTGCAAAATATCTATAACCGGCTGCGTAGATGTGAGAAACGTATTGCTGAAACTGGTGGCGATGAGAAAGCCATGGAAGCCTACGCTCAGGTCGACGCTGAGTTCTTGACGGCTGGAGGATATGCGGCAGAATCTGAAGCTGCCAAGATAACCGCTAATTTAGGCTTGCCAGAGCGGGTATTAGAGCAGCCCTTGCATGAGCTTTCGGGTGGCCAGCGCCGGCGTGTCGAATTAGCGCGGATACTATTTTCGGGTGCCGACACCCTGCTTCTAGATGAGCCTACTAACCACTTAGATGCTGATTCCATTGTTTGGCTGCGTGAGCATTTGAAGACCTATCCCGGCGGGGTATTAATGATTTCCCATGACGTTAGCTTGTTGGGTAATACCGTTAATAAGGTTTTTCACTTAGACGCTAGTCGAGCTGTTCTTGACCAATATTCCATGACATGGAAGAACTATCTCGTCCAACGCTCTGATGACGAAAAACGCCGTAAACGCGAGCTAGCCAATGCACAACGCAAGGCACAGCAACTCAAAATGCAGGCTGAAAAGCTAGGAGCCAAAGCTACTAAGGCGGTAGCTGCACAAAATATGGTTAGGAGAGCTGACCGGCTGCTGGAATCGGTTGAACCAATTAGGCAAACCGAGAAGGTGGCAAAAATTAAATTCCCTGACCCGGCGCCATGTGGGAAAACGCCGATAATGGGCACCGAGTTAACGAAGTTTTACGGCTCGCTTGAGGTGTTCGCTGGGGTTGACATCGCTATTGATCGAGGCACCAGAGTAGTTGTTTTGGGGCTAAATGGTGCTGGCAAAACAACCTTACTTAGGTTGTTGATGAAAATCGAAGCCCCAGATATTGGCGAAGTGAAATACGGTCACGGCTTAAAGCTTGGCTATTTCGCCCAAGAACATGATTTGCTGCGCAGCAATGAAACTGTCCTAGAAAATATGATGCGTGCCGCTGGTGAATTAACCGAAACTGATGCTCGCAAGATACTTGGCTCTTTCTTATTTACTGGCGATGACGATAACAAAGCAGCCAAAGTGCTATCGGGGGGTGAAAAAACTCGGCTAGCGTTAGCTTGCCTAGTAGTTAGCGCGGCCAACGTGCTGCTATTAGATGAGCCAACAAATAACTTGGATCCAGCTAGCCGTGAGCAAGTCCTAGAGGCTATCCGTAATTATCGCGGCGCTATTGTTCTGGTGACCCACGATGTGGGTGCTGTTAAAGCGCTAGAACCAGAAAAAGTTATCGTCCTGCCTGATGGGGTAGAGGATTTATGGGACGACTCCTATGCTGATCTCATCGAGCTGTCTTAA